A region from the Candidatus Neomarinimicrobiota bacterium genome encodes:
- a CDS encoding alpha-N-arabinofuranosidase, with amino-acid sequence MAFPAFINAQLETDKNTGEPGVAVLMVDTDRVMSEVDEDIYGHFLEHINHSVVDGLFAEQVRGRGFEADDFTTYWEPIEGKGDVEVATGLFKNGEQAIRFIVDDETAGIGQGRFYLEEGYDYNGSVWLKPESGEVQVTYRVKDSRGNAVAEVPLNVSGSEWQEAEYSFASDITDEQAQVEVVARGSGSILVDYISMMRADIREDGMLRPDLVESLKGLEPTFLRWPGGSFASIYKWKDGIGPHVSRSYNPNAIWGDYSDYYGFGTEEFMELCKKLETDPMVVLPATTTDPEAVQYAMDWVRYMLDPAETKWGKMRAENGHPEPYDVPYIQIDNEPMNHGLSPEEYAEIVNVYGSQLREILAELSPDTRIVACGQKRSNDMIWSERVIDIAGENFDILGCHNYEYEPENFKTGVRRIENYLTKLREYVRNSDHPDIKIGVLEWNLSRTYDWRAGLHAAGSLISYEELSPIVEMSCPALLMRNTSDDPTWTAFIYHDHVSWFPGSGYVVEKLFREHYAPLHYSSTSGTFRNLDENSIYLDRIHQHKPEDWMPGTVDAIATGTEDGKRIVIKAVNYEPNANTLISRLEGARVPEDATVNVYTITDELHAKNSLENPTRLDPVKSTIPYSSDLSIDMEPYSVKLVEVIAQ; translated from the coding sequence ATGGCCTTCCCCGCCTTTATAAATGCGCAATTGGAAACGGATAAAAACACCGGGGAGCCGGGTGTCGCCGTCCTTATGGTGGACACTGACCGAGTTATGAGTGAGGTGGATGAGGACATCTACGGGCACTTCCTGGAGCATATCAATCACTCCGTGGTGGACGGCTTGTTTGCGGAGCAGGTACGAGGGCGCGGATTTGAAGCCGACGATTTTACGACGTACTGGGAACCGATTGAAGGAAAAGGGGATGTCGAGGTTGCGACCGGTCTATTTAAGAACGGTGAACAGGCTATCCGTTTCATTGTCGACGACGAAACTGCCGGAATTGGCCAGGGACGATTTTATCTCGAAGAGGGCTATGATTATAACGGATCCGTCTGGCTGAAACCGGAAAGTGGCGAGGTCCAGGTCACCTACCGGGTAAAAGATTCCAGGGGGAATGCCGTTGCAGAAGTGCCACTGAATGTCTCGGGGAGCGAATGGCAGGAAGCGGAATACTCATTTGCCAGTGATATCACCGACGAACAGGCTCAGGTGGAGGTGGTTGCCCGTGGCAGTGGAAGCATTCTGGTTGATTACATCTCGATGATGCGGGCGGACATCCGCGAGGACGGCATGTTGCGTCCGGATTTGGTGGAGTCATTGAAGGGCTTGGAACCGACATTTCTCCGCTGGCCGGGCGGATCATTCGCTTCAATTTACAAATGGAAAGACGGAATTGGCCCACACGTCTCCCGATCTTACAACCCCAATGCAATTTGGGGCGATTACTCCGATTATTACGGTTTCGGCACAGAGGAGTTTATGGAGCTTTGCAAAAAACTGGAAACTGATCCGATGGTTGTGTTGCCAGCCACCACTACCGATCCGGAAGCAGTGCAGTACGCCATGGACTGGGTCCGCTACATGCTTGATCCCGCAGAGACTAAATGGGGAAAAATGCGGGCGGAGAACGGCCATCCGGAACCGTACGACGTCCCGTATATCCAGATTGACAATGAGCCGATGAATCACGGACTGAGTCCTGAGGAGTATGCCGAAATCGTGAACGTGTATGGGAGTCAGCTTCGGGAGATTCTTGCTGAGTTGTCGCCGGATACCAGAATCGTCGCCTGTGGTCAGAAACGATCCAACGATATGATTTGGAGCGAGCGGGTGATCGATATCGCGGGAGAGAATTTCGATATCCTGGGATGCCACAATTACGAATACGAGCCGGAAAACTTTAAAACCGGCGTTCGGCGTATAGAGAATTATCTGACGAAACTACGGGAATACGTGCGGAATTCGGACCATCCGGATATAAAGATCGGCGTCCTGGAGTGGAATCTGTCCCGGACTTACGACTGGCGAGCCGGACTACACGCGGCTGGCAGTCTTATCAGTTACGAAGAATTGAGTCCAATCGTGGAGATGAGTTGTCCGGCATTGCTTATGCGGAATACGTCTGACGATCCGACCTGGACGGCATTTATCTATCACGACCATGTCTCCTGGTTTCCCGGTTCCGGATACGTGGTGGAAAAGTTATTCCGCGAACATTATGCGCCGCTGCACTATTCATCTACATCCGGCACCTTCAGAAACTTGGATGAGAACAGCATCTATTTAGATCGGATTCACCAGCATAAGCCTGAAGACTGGATGCCAGGAACGGTAGATGCCATCGCTACGGGAACTGAAGATGGAAAGCGCATCGTCATTAAGGCGGTGAATTACGAGCCCAATGCAAATACGCTGATCTCAAGGCTGGAAGGTGCAAGAGTACCAGAAGACGCTACGGTGAACGTCTATACCATTACGGATGAACTCCATGCCAAGAATTCTCTGGAGAATCCGACCAGACTTGATCCGGTAAAAAGCACCATACCGTACTCCAGCGACCTGAGCATCGACATGGAGCCGTATTCGGTTAAACTCGTGGAAGTTATCGCACAATAG